In a genomic window of Candidatus Competibacteraceae bacterium:
- a CDS encoding MFS transporter, with amino-acid sequence MKAGDLMGEGMTADERRAAFWLAGVFSLRMLGLFMILPVFALYAEHLRGNTPALAGLAIGIYGFSQALFQIPFGFLSDRYGRKRMIYLGLLIFAAGSVVAALADSIYGVILGRALQGGGAVSAAVMALAADLTREEHRIKVMAVIGVTIGISFAASMILGPVLNGWVGVPGIFWLTGLLALLSIAVVRFRVPDPQASRIHRDAEPVASQFGRVLFDGQLLRLNFGIFTLHMLLTATFVAVPLALRDAGLASDRHWEVYLPALLFSMVVMVPFIIVAEKYRRLKPVFIGAVLILALAEFGLLNLHDTVLEMAVLLLVFFSAFNLLEATLPSLIAKMAPPDAKGTAMGVYSSSQFLGAFAGGALGGWLRGLLGLKGVFAFTTIGALAWLLVAWTMTNPRSLSSYLLNVGALDEVRARRLALRLGEVPGVAEAVVVAAEGVAYLKVDRQALDEPALKALAAAES; translated from the coding sequence ATGAAAGCAGGCGATTTGATGGGTGAGGGAATGACCGCCGACGAACGCCGGGCGGCGTTTTGGCTTGCCGGCGTGTTCTCGCTGCGGATGTTGGGGCTATTCATGATCCTACCGGTATTCGCGCTCTACGCCGAACATCTGCGCGGCAACACTCCGGCGCTGGCGGGACTCGCCATCGGCATCTACGGCTTCAGTCAGGCTCTGTTTCAGATCCCTTTTGGCTTTCTGTCCGACCGTTACGGCCGCAAGCGGATGATCTATCTCGGCCTGCTGATCTTCGCCGCCGGCAGCGTGGTCGCGGCGCTGGCCGATTCGATTTACGGCGTGATTCTGGGCCGCGCCTTGCAAGGCGGCGGCGCGGTATCGGCGGCGGTGATGGCGCTGGCGGCCGATCTGACCCGCGAGGAGCATCGAATCAAGGTGATGGCGGTCATCGGCGTCACCATCGGCATCTCGTTTGCCGCCTCGATGATCCTGGGGCCGGTGTTGAACGGCTGGGTCGGCGTACCGGGTATTTTCTGGCTGACCGGGCTGCTGGCGCTGCTCAGCATCGCCGTGGTGCGGTTTCGAGTACCCGATCCGCAGGCCAGCCGCATTCACCGCGACGCCGAACCCGTCGCTTCCCAGTTCGGTCGGGTACTGTTCGACGGTCAGTTGCTGCGACTTAATTTCGGCATTTTTACCTTGCACATGCTGCTGACCGCCACCTTCGTCGCGGTGCCGCTGGCCTTGCGCGACGCGGGGCTCGCCAGCGACCGGCACTGGGAGGTTTACTTGCCGGCGTTGCTGTTCTCCATGGTGGTCATGGTGCCGTTCATCATCGTGGCGGAAAAGTATCGCCGGTTGAAACCGGTGTTTATCGGCGCGGTTCTGATCCTAGCCCTGGCCGAGTTTGGCCTGTTGAACCTGCACGATACGGTGCTGGAAATGGCGGTGTTGCTGCTGGTTTTCTTCTCCGCTTTCAATTTACTGGAAGCCACCTTGCCGTCTCTAATCGCCAAAATGGCCCCGCCCGATGCCAAGGGTACGGCGATGGGCGTTTATTCCAGCAGCCAGTTTTTGGGCGCGTTCGCCGGTGGCGCGCTCGGCGGCTGGCTGCGTGGGCTGCTCGGTTTGAAAGGGGTGTTCGCCTTTACCACCATCGGCGCGCTGGCTTGGCTGCTCGTGGCCTGGACCATGACGAACCCCCGCTCTCTCAGCAGCTATCTGCTTAATGTCGGCGCTCTGGACGAAGTCCGAGCGCGGCGGCTGGCCCTGCGGCTGGGCGAGGTTCCAGGGGTGGCGGAAGCCGTGGTCGTCGCGGCGGAAGGAGTCGCTTATCTCAAGGTGGACCGTCAGGCACTGGATGAACCGGCGCTCAAGGCATTAGCGGCCGCCGAAAGCTGA
- a CDS encoding RidA family protein, which yields MRKLISSGSPFEAQIGFSRAVRVGSLVAVAGTAPIAPDGGVAAPGDVYGQTKRCLEIIQQAVADAGLSLASVLRTRIMLTDISRWHEAARAHGEVFSDIRPACTFVEVSRFIDPAWLVEIETDCVAEATPSPTARERMAVP from the coding sequence ATGCGCAAACTGATTAGCTCAGGTTCTCCATTTGAAGCACAAATTGGATTTTCGCGCGCTGTTCGCGTAGGTTCCCTAGTGGCCGTGGCGGGCACCGCGCCGATAGCGCCCGATGGTGGGGTTGCCGCGCCTGGTGATGTGTACGGCCAGACCAAGCGCTGTCTGGAGATCATTCAGCAAGCCGTTGCCGACGCCGGTTTGTCGTTGGCCAGCGTCCTGAGAACGCGGATTATGCTCACTGACATCTCTCGCTGGCATGAAGCCGCCCGCGCTCACGGTGAGGTGTTTTCTGACATACGGCCGGCCTGTACCTTTGTCGAAGTAAGCCGTTTTATCGACCCGGCTTGGTTGGTGGAGATCGAGACCGATTGTGTGGCCGAGGCGACGCCTAGCCCAACTGCAAGGGAGCGGATGGCGGTTCCCTGA
- a CDS encoding complex I NDUFA9 subunit family protein, protein MKIQKICVLGGTGFVGRHLVARLANQGYQVKVLTRHPQRHRPIGVLPGAEVVGADVHDSTVLLEHFSGCDAVINLVATLHEHARQSFRAVHVDLPGKIVEVCQTAGIKRLLHMSALRADAAKGPSQYLFTKGEGEQVVMQAQGLNATCFKPSIIFAPDDHFYNQFGDMLKLFPVLPLACPNAKFAPVYVGDVARAFEVALENDATIGKSYELCGPRVYTFREVVEDTARMLGLKRRVLGLPDSLARLQAKLFGLLPVKVFTTDNYLSLQVDSVCTTNGLEELGITPHSVESLMPMHFASQTQRRRYDALRQIASRD, encoded by the coding sequence ATGAAAATTCAAAAGATCTGTGTGTTGGGTGGAACGGGTTTCGTCGGCCGGCACCTCGTCGCGCGCCTGGCGAACCAGGGATATCAAGTCAAGGTTCTGACCCGTCACCCGCAGCGGCATCGGCCTATCGGGGTGCTGCCGGGCGCTGAGGTGGTCGGAGCGGACGTTCACGATTCCACGGTTCTTCTGGAACACTTCTCCGGCTGCGACGCCGTGATTAACTTGGTGGCGACATTGCACGAGCACGCGCGCCAGAGCTTTCGGGCGGTCCATGTCGACTTGCCCGGCAAAATCGTGGAAGTCTGCCAGACGGCGGGCATCAAGCGCCTGCTGCACATGAGCGCCTTGCGCGCCGATGCCGCCAAAGGCCCGAGCCAATACCTCTTTACGAAAGGCGAAGGCGAACAGGTGGTCATGCAAGCCCAAGGGCTGAACGCCACCTGCTTCAAGCCGTCGATCATCTTCGCGCCCGACGACCATTTCTACAATCAGTTCGGCGACATGCTAAAGCTGTTTCCCGTGCTGCCGCTGGCCTGCCCGAACGCCAAGTTTGCGCCAGTTTACGTGGGTGATGTGGCCCGCGCCTTCGAAGTAGCGTTGGAAAATGACGCGACCATCGGCAAGAGTTACGAATTGTGCGGGCCGCGCGTCTATACCTTCAGGGAAGTGGTGGAGGATACCGCCCGGATGCTCGGTTTGAAACGGCGGGTGCTCGGCCTGCCGGATTCGCTGGCGCGCCTGCAAGCCAAGCTCTTTGGTTTGTTGCCGGTGAAAGTCTTCACCACCGACAACTATCTTTCCCTTCAGGTGGATAGCGTTTGTACTACTAACGGTCTGGAAGAGCTGGGAATCACGCCGCACTCGGTCGAGAGCCTCATGCCGATGCACTTTGCCAGCCAAACCCAGCGCCGCCGTTACGATGCCTTGCGGCAGATCGCCAGTCGCGATTGA
- a CDS encoding sulfite exporter TauE/SafE family protein gives MLPTLLFYLLLGAFAGVMAGLLGVGGGLIIVPALAWIFQHQQIAETALMHLAIGTSLATIIVTSISSVRAHHQRGAVLWATVWRLTPGIIIGAWLGAAVADALSSFALQKVFAVFVLLMSVQMAFGAKPAPHRDLPETTGMLAAGGVIGVVSAIVGIGGGSLTVPFLSWCNVPIRQAVATSAACGLPIALAGALGFVVTGLNAPDLPAWSLGYVYGPALLGVAVTSMLFAPLGAKLAHTLPTEMLKKIFAVFLAVVGVKMLLG, from the coding sequence ATTTTACCGACTCTGTTGTTCTATTTGCTGTTGGGGGCCTTTGCCGGCGTCATGGCCGGTCTGCTCGGCGTGGGTGGCGGACTGATCATCGTCCCGGCGTTGGCCTGGATTTTCCAGCATCAGCAAATCGCCGAAACCGCCCTCATGCATTTGGCTATCGGCACCTCGTTGGCCACCATCATCGTCACCTCCATCTCCTCGGTGCGCGCTCACCACCAGCGAGGCGCGGTGCTGTGGGCGACCGTTTGGCGGTTGACGCCCGGCATCATCATCGGGGCGTGGCTGGGCGCGGCGGTCGCCGATGCCTTGTCCAGCTTCGCCTTGCAGAAAGTGTTCGCCGTTTTCGTGTTGCTCATGTCCGTGCAAATGGCCTTTGGCGCCAAGCCGGCGCCGCATCGCGATCTGCCTGAAACAACTGGGATGCTGGCCGCTGGCGGGGTGATCGGCGTGGTCTCGGCCATCGTCGGCATCGGCGGGGGATCGCTGACCGTGCCGTTTCTGTCCTGGTGCAACGTACCGATCCGGCAGGCGGTGGCGACCTCGGCGGCGTGCGGCCTGCCCATCGCGCTGGCCGGAGCGCTCGGTTTCGTCGTCACCGGCCTGAACGCGCCTGACTTACCGGCGTGGAGCTTGGGTTATGTTTACGGCCCGGCCTTGCTCGGGGTCGCGGTGACCAGCATGTTGTTCGCGCCGCTGGGCGCAAAACTCGCCCATACCTTGCCCACCGAAATGTTGAAAAAGATCTTCGCTGTCTTCCTGGCGGTCGTTGGCGTCAAGATGCTGTTGGGATGA
- the ssb gene encoding single-stranded DNA-binding protein, which yields MASVNKVILIGNLGKDPEVRYMPSGDAITHVSIATTDTFKDRNGEKQERTEWHRVVFFGALAKIAGEYLKKGRSVYVEGRIQTRKWQGQDGQDRYSTEIVANEMRMLGGRGDSGGSAPFATEGGEPDFTTTAPHAQGQSTPAASSRAPAPPAPRADDGFDDDIPF from the coding sequence ATGGCCAGCGTCAACAAAGTCATCCTGATCGGCAATCTGGGCAAAGACCCGGAAGTGCGCTATATGCCCAGCGGCGATGCGATCACGCACGTCAGCATCGCCACTACCGACACCTTCAAAGACCGCAACGGCGAAAAACAGGAACGCACCGAATGGCATCGGGTAGTTTTCTTCGGAGCGCTGGCGAAAATTGCCGGCGAATACCTGAAAAAAGGCCGTTCGGTGTACGTCGAAGGCCGCATTCAAACCCGCAAGTGGCAGGGTCAGGACGGCCAGGATCGCTACAGTACCGAAATCGTCGCCAATGAGATGCGGATGTTGGGCGGACGCGGTGATTCCGGTGGCAGCGCACCGTTTGCAACGGAAGGCGGAGAGCCGGACTTCACCACGACCGCGCCGCACGCGCAGGGCCAAAGCACTCCAGCGGCCTCCTCCCGCGCTCCAGCACCGCCCGCGCCGAGGGCCGATGACGGTTTCGACGACGACATTCCCTTCTAA
- a CDS encoding DUF554 domain-containing protein, with protein MIGTLVNTGAVVVGGAVGLTVGPRLPESIKTIVMQALGLAVVAIGLRMALDAQHTLLAIGCLLLGGITGELLRIEQRLEGLAEVLRRKLRSTSGRFVEGFVTATLLYLTGAMTIVGSIRDGTVGDPSVLLLKSLLDGVASIALASSMGVGVLFSALPVLVVQGGITLLAGQLAFLSQPVVLDAINAAGGLLILGIGINLLEIARIRVGNLLPALLYAIGGALLFPKITM; from the coding sequence GTGATCGGTACGTTGGTCAACACGGGTGCGGTCGTGGTCGGTGGCGCGGTCGGCCTGACGGTCGGTCCCCGCCTGCCGGAAAGCATCAAAACCATCGTGATGCAAGCGCTGGGTCTGGCGGTGGTCGCCATCGGCCTGCGCATGGCATTGGATGCCCAACACACCTTGCTGGCCATCGGTTGTTTGCTGTTGGGCGGCATCACCGGCGAGCTGCTGCGGATCGAGCAGCGCCTGGAAGGGCTGGCCGAAGTCCTGCGTCGGAAGCTGCGTTCCACCTCGGGGCGCTTTGTCGAAGGCTTCGTAACCGCCACCTTACTGTATCTGACCGGCGCCATGACCATCGTCGGTTCGATTCGGGATGGCACGGTCGGCGATCCCAGCGTGCTGTTGCTGAAATCGCTGCTGGATGGGGTCGCTTCCATCGCCTTGGCGTCGTCGATGGGCGTTGGCGTGTTGTTCTCCGCCTTGCCGGTGCTGGTGGTGCAGGGCGGAATTACCCTGTTAGCGGGACAACTGGCGTTTCTGTCGCAGCCGGTAGTGCTGGATGCCATCAATGCCGCCGGCGGGCTGTTGATCTTGGGAATCGGCATCAATCTGCTGGAGATCGCTCGGATTCGGGTGGGCAATCTATTGCCGGCCTTGCTCTATGCTATCGGCGGCGCCTTGCTCTTTCCCAAAATAACAATGTGA
- a CDS encoding D-cysteine desulfhydrase family protein, which translates to MSFETSSMSALPKKSLGFFPTPLVELSRLGKILGGPKIFMKRDDMTGLALGGNKTRKLEYLLGDALIQGCDAVITAGASQSNHCRQTAAAAAYSGMECHLVLGGEEPDRTQGNLLLDKLLGCHVHWAGNNRKGEDIPKIADQLKVSGKKPYIVPYGGSNELGAIAFIAALEELESQAKSEPFSHIVFASSSGGTQAGLMVGKKLLNKKFQLIGINIDKDETDGMPFSQHIIALANRTAAQVSVSSDFTEQELILNSNYVGEGYGIVGDLENEALSLVAQAEGILLDPVYTGRAMGGLIDLIRTGAIDKKAKVLFWHTGGIPALFAYAEKINLNKRC; encoded by the coding sequence ATGAGTTTTGAAACAAGTAGCATGAGTGCTCTCCCCAAAAAATCCCTTGGCTTCTTTCCGACGCCGCTAGTCGAGCTATCTCGCCTCGGCAAGATTCTCGGCGGCCCAAAAATATTCATGAAACGCGATGACATGACGGGGCTTGCGCTGGGGGGCAATAAAACCAGAAAACTCGAATATCTGCTTGGGGATGCCTTGATCCAAGGGTGTGACGCCGTGATTACGGCGGGAGCATCGCAATCCAATCATTGTCGGCAGACGGCCGCCGCCGCCGCTTATTCAGGGATGGAATGCCATTTGGTTTTAGGCGGTGAAGAGCCTGATCGAACCCAAGGCAACCTGCTGTTGGATAAGCTTTTAGGTTGTCATGTTCATTGGGCCGGAAACAACCGTAAGGGTGAAGATATCCCGAAAATCGCCGACCAATTGAAAGTGTCGGGAAAGAAACCTTATATCGTGCCGTACGGAGGCTCTAACGAGCTGGGCGCTATCGCTTTTATCGCCGCTTTGGAAGAACTGGAGTCACAAGCCAAAAGTGAGCCATTTTCCCATATCGTGTTTGCATCGAGTTCTGGAGGAACCCAAGCGGGCCTCATGGTCGGGAAGAAATTACTGAATAAGAAGTTTCAGTTGATCGGTATTAATATCGACAAGGATGAAACAGATGGAATGCCATTCAGCCAGCATATCATCGCTCTTGCCAATCGTACTGCCGCTCAGGTTAGCGTAAGCAGCGATTTTACCGAACAAGAACTGATTCTGAATTCCAATTATGTCGGTGAAGGTTACGGCATCGTGGGCGACTTGGAAAACGAAGCGTTATCTTTAGTCGCGCAAGCAGAAGGCATCTTGTTGGACCCTGTTTACACCGGACGGGCTATGGGTGGTTTGATCGATTTGATACGGACTGGCGCGATCGATAAAAAAGCCAAGGTGCTGTTTTGGCATACGGGCGGCATTCCCGCCTTGTTCGCTTACGCCGAGAAAATAAACCTCAACAAACGCTGCTAG
- the uvrA gene encoding excinuclease ABC subunit UvrA — MDTIKIRGARTHNLQNIDLDLPRDRLIVITGLSGSGKSSLAFDTLYAEGQRRYVESLSAYARQFLSLMEKPDVDHIEGLSPAISIEQKSTSHNPRSTVGTITEIYDYLRLLYARAGIPRCPDHGIDLDAQTVGQMVDQVLALPAESRLMLLAPVVKERKGEHVKLLQELQAQGFVRARIDGEVVELDSPPPLDLRRKHTIEVVVDRFKVRDDLGLRLAESFETALRLADGIARIAFLDGPERDELLFSAGFSCPVCGYSLSELEPRLFSFNNPVGACGECDGLGVKQYFDAERVVAHPHLSLARGAVRGWDRDNFHYFQLIKALARHFRFEVDTPFQELPEHVRKLILHGSGSEALDFDYQNSKGESYQRRHPFEGVIPNMQRRYRETESNQVRDELAKYLSSQPCPTCQGARLTRSARHVFVAGRSVPEVVGLPIGTARDFFAQLALPGRRGEIAVKIVKEIGERLNFLVNVGLDYLTLERSADTLSGGEAQRIRLASQIGAGLVGVMYVLDEPSIGLHQRDNARLLASLLRLRDLGNTVIVVEHDEDAIRTADQVVDMGPGAGVHGGRVVAQGTPAEIVAHPESLTGAYLGGQRRIALPDKRTPVNPGKQLRIVGAGGNNLKNLSVEIPLGLLTCITGVSGSGKSTLINDTLYRYAARDLNNANESPAPCRDLLGLEQLDKVVNIDQSPIGRTPRSNPATYTGLFTPIRELFAGVPESRSRGYQPGRFSFNVKGGRCEACQGDGVIQVAMHFLPDIYVPCDVCKGQRYNRETLDIRYKGRNIHDVLEMTVEDALTFYQAVPVVARKLQTLDAVGLSYIKLGQNATTLSGGEAQRVKLARELSKRDTGQTLYILDEPTTGLHFHDIEQLLKVLHELRDRGNTIVVIEHNLDVIKTADWIIDLGPEGGGGGGEVVAVGTPEEIARHAESHTGRFLGSVLER, encoded by the coding sequence ATGGACACCATCAAGATCCGTGGCGCTCGCACCCACAATCTCCAGAACATCGACCTCGATCTGCCACGCGACCGGTTGATCGTCATCACCGGCCTGTCCGGTTCCGGTAAATCCTCGCTGGCCTTCGATACCTTGTACGCCGAAGGCCAGCGCCGCTATGTTGAATCGCTGTCGGCTTACGCCCGGCAGTTTCTGTCGTTGATGGAAAAACCGGATGTGGATCACATCGAAGGCTTGTCGCCCGCCATCTCCATCGAGCAGAAATCGACCTCGCACAATCCCCGCTCCACGGTCGGCACCATCACCGAGATTTACGACTATCTACGCTTGCTGTACGCGCGGGCCGGGATTCCACGCTGTCCGGATCACGGCATCGACCTCGACGCGCAGACCGTCGGCCAGATGGTCGATCAGGTGTTGGCGCTGCCGGCGGAAAGCCGGTTGATGCTGCTCGCCCCGGTGGTGAAGGAACGTAAGGGCGAGCATGTGAAGCTGTTGCAGGAGTTGCAGGCACAGGGTTTCGTCCGCGCCCGCATCGACGGCGAGGTGGTGGAGTTGGACAGCCCGCCGCCGTTGGATTTGCGCCGCAAGCACACCATTGAAGTGGTAGTGGATCGCTTTAAGGTGCGCGATGATCTGGGATTGCGGCTGGCCGAATCCTTCGAGACCGCGTTGAGGCTGGCCGACGGCATTGCCCGCATCGCGTTTTTGGACGGGCCGGAACGGGACGAGCTGTTATTTTCCGCCGGTTTTTCCTGTCCGGTGTGCGGTTACAGCCTGAGCGAGCTGGAGCCGCGCCTGTTTTCCTTCAACAATCCGGTCGGGGCGTGCGGCGAGTGCGACGGGTTAGGGGTCAAGCAGTATTTCGATGCCGAGCGGGTAGTGGCGCACCCCCATCTCAGTCTGGCGCGGGGCGCAGTGCGCGGCTGGGATCGCGATAATTTCCATTATTTCCAGTTGATTAAAGCACTGGCCCGACATTTCCGTTTTGAGGTGGACACGCCGTTTCAGGAATTGCCGGAGCATGTTCGTAAACTCATCCTGCACGGCAGCGGCAGCGAGGCGCTCGATTTCGATTACCAGAATAGTAAGGGCGAAAGCTACCAGCGTCGCCATCCGTTCGAGGGTGTCATTCCCAACATGCAGCGCCGCTATCGGGAAACCGAGTCGAATCAGGTGCGCGACGAACTGGCGAAATATCTGAGTAGCCAACCGTGTCCGACCTGTCAGGGCGCGCGGTTGACCCGTTCCGCCCGCCATGTCTTTGTCGCCGGTCGCAGTGTACCGGAAGTCGTCGGCTTGCCCATTGGGACGGCTCGCGACTTTTTTGCGCAATTAGCCCTGCCGGGCCGACGCGGGGAAATCGCCGTTAAAATCGTCAAGGAAATCGGCGAGCGGCTGAATTTTCTGGTCAATGTCGGGCTGGATTACCTGACGCTGGAGCGCAGTGCCGACACCCTGTCCGGCGGCGAGGCCCAGCGCATCCGGCTGGCTTCGCAAATCGGGGCGGGGCTGGTGGGCGTGATGTACGTGTTGGATGAACCCTCCATCGGCCTGCACCAGCGCGACAATGCCCGACTGCTGGCCAGCCTGCTGCGGCTGCGCGATCTCGGCAATACCGTCATCGTGGTCGAACACGACGAGGATGCCATCCGCACCGCCGATCAGGTGGTGGACATGGGGCCGGGCGCGGGCGTCCACGGCGGGCGGGTGGTGGCTCAAGGCACCCCGGCCGAGATTGTCGCCCATCCTGAGTCACTGACCGGCGCGTATCTCGGCGGCCAGCGGCGGATTGCGCTGCCGGACAAGCGCACGCCCGTCAATCCCGGCAAGCAACTGCGGATTGTCGGGGCCGGCGGTAACAATCTGAAAAATCTGTCGGTGGAGATTCCGCTGGGACTGCTGACCTGCATTACCGGCGTCTCCGGTTCCGGCAAATCCACGCTGATCAATGACACGCTGTATCGCTACGCCGCCCGCGATTTGAACAACGCCAACGAATCGCCCGCGCCGTGCCGCGATCTGCTGGGGTTGGAGCAGTTGGATAAGGTGGTGAACATCGACCAAAGCCCCATCGGCCGCACCCCGCGCTCCAATCCGGCGACCTATACCGGATTGTTTACCCCAATTCGGGAATTGTTCGCCGGTGTACCGGAATCGCGCTCGCGCGGCTATCAGCCGGGCCGGTTCAGCTTCAACGTCAAGGGCGGGCGCTGCGAAGCCTGTCAGGGCGACGGCGTGATTCAGGTGGCGATGCACTTTCTGCCCGATATTTACGTGCCGTGCGACGTGTGCAAGGGCCAACGTTACAACCGAGAAACGCTGGATATCCGCTACAAGGGCCGCAATATCCACGACGTACTGGAGATGACCGTCGAGGACGCGCTGACGTTTTATCAGGCGGTGCCGGTGGTGGCGCGTAAATTACAAACGCTAGACGCCGTGGGTTTGAGCTACATCAAACTCGGCCAAAACGCCACTACGCTGTCCGGCGGCGAGGCGCAGCGGGTGAAGCTGGCGCGTGAATTATCCAAACGCGACACCGGCCAGACGCTTTATATTCTGGACGAACCGACCACGGGGCTGCATTTCCATGACATTGAGCAGTTATTGAAGGTGCTGCACGAATTGCGGGATCGCGGCAATACCATCGTCGTCATCGAGCACAATCTGGACGTGATCAAAACCGCCGACTGGATTATTGATTTAGGGCCTGAGGGCGGCGGTGGGGGCGGGGAGGTGGTCGCAGTGGGTACGCCCGAAGAGATCGCCCGTCATGCGGAAAGTCATACCGGACGATTTCTAGGGTCGGTGTTGGAGCGGTAG